From a single Rosa rugosa chromosome 7, drRosRugo1.1, whole genome shotgun sequence genomic region:
- the LOC133719862 gene encoding uncharacterized protein LOC133719862 — translation MDGNMFSDVNGQYDPKPEFHVYDIVWGKVRGYPWWPGRICDPSASSNEAKMLFRKGSYLIDYFGDHSFTWNEAPHIKPFLEYFSQMEKQSNEDEFQNAIACALDEFLRRVELGVVCSCISEQVYPKLKNQIIISDGVRQEEEDSGNAGDGSLTAVSFEPQKLIMLLKEFAQFSYGKADQLELSTSVIQLSAFYCWKSSQLSLPTENDAYISVLGEKTQCNVLGHNSLPVTTDEKLVQKSKSKANNNDLGCCATLWLMKKQRTIHNRRNKILVPPLCLSIPMTDNAAEGEASGLVVLPSMSENTSEGETSSKLILQSSDENPEEVDAIADEDVTAVSEAALPVTKDVKLLWKSEGKDNSLHKCNLMSECSMNSSEKEKILSDLKAYKCLSTPMCQNGSEGKAGSKLTLQSCVKRKAVDVMADDFALKHRKSDSSTRTKDALLLTKDEMLVRKTESKSNSMHKCKHIYGDKMNPSKEQKSLSDLNGEKCLSPTSEYRLPSDHTLTLHSSSSIQKEVDPIADDSALEDWESYLSAGDVEQSFGVADFINMFLQREHTSGAGERICLVE, via the exons ATGGATGGGAACATGTTTAGTGATGTGAATGGACAGTATGATCCCAAACCGGAATTCCATGTTTATGATATAGTATGGGGGAAAGTAAGGGGTTATCCCTGGTGGCCTGGACGGATATGTGATCCTTCAGCTTCATCGAATGAGGCCAAGATGCTTTTCAGAAAGGGTAGTTATTTGATAGATTATTTTGGGGATCACTCAtttacttggaatgaagcacCACATATTAAGCCCTTTCTGGAGTATTTCTCGCAAATGGAGAAGCAGAGCAACGAGGACGAATTCCAAAATGCCATTGCTTGTGCTCTGGACGAATTCTTAAGACGGGTAGAGTTGGGGGTGGTCTGTTCCTGCATATCTGAACAGGTATATCCAAAACTCAAAAATCAGATAATTATTAGTGATGGAGTcaggcaagaagaagaagacagtgGAAATGCTGGTGACGGTTCCCTGACCGCCGTCTCTTTTGAACCTCAGAAACTCATTATGCTTCTAAAGGAGTTTGCTCAGTTTTCATATGGAAAAGCTGACCAACTAGAACTTTCAACATCAGTGATCCAATTATCAGCTTTCTATTGTTGGAAGAGTTCTCAGCTGTCACTGCCAACGGAGAATGATGCCTATATATCAGTATTGGGGGAGAAGACTCAATGCAATGTATTAGGTCACAATTCACTTCCAGTAACTACAGATGAGAAGCTGGTGCAGAAATCTAAAAGTAAAG CTAACAACAATGATCTGGGATGTTGTGCAACATTATGGCTGATGAAGAAGCAACGCACAATTCACAACCGCAGGAATAAAATCCTGGTTCCACCCCTGTGTTTGTCTATTCCAATGACTGATAATGCAGCAGAAGGGGAAGCTAGTGGTTTGGTTGTTTTACCTTCCATGAGTGAGAATACATCAGAAGGGGAAACTAGCAGTAAATTGATTTTGCAATCTTCTGATGAGAATCCAGAGGAAGTTGATGCTATAGCGGATGAAGATGTGACGGCAGTAAGTGAAGCTGCACTTCCAGTAACAAAGGATGTGAAATTGTTGTGGAAATCAGAAGGTAAAGATAACTCATTGCACAAGTGTAATCTCATGTCTGAGTGCAGTATGAATTCGAGTGAAAAGGAGAAAATATTGTCAGATTTAAAGGCTTATAAGTGTTTGTCTACTCCAATGTGTCAGAACGGATCAGAAGGGAAAGCAGGCAGTAAATTGACTTTGCAATCCTGTGTAAAGCGCAAGGCAGTTGATGTTATGGCTGATGACTTTGCGCTGAAACATAGGAAAAGTGATTCATCAACGAGGACTAAAGATGCACTTCTGCTAACTAAGGATGAGATGTTAGTGAGgaaaaccgaaagtaaaagtaaCTCGATGCATAAGTGCAAGCACATATATGGAGATAAAATGAATCCAAGTAAAGAACAGAAAAGCTTATCGGATTTAAATGGTGAGAAGTGTTTGTCTCCAACAAGTGAGTATAGATTACCTTCTGATCATACATTGACTTTGCACTCCTCTAGTAGTATACAAAAGGAAGTTGATCCTATAGCTGATGACTCTGCACTGGAAGATTGGGAAAGCTATTTATCAGCAGGGGATGTTGAGCAGTCTTTTGGAGTCGCAGATTTTATTAACATGTTTCTACAGAGGGAGCACACTTCTGGAGCTGGAGAAAGGATCTGTCTGGTTGAATGA
- the LOC133722848 gene encoding uncharacterized mitochondrial protein AtMg00810-like, translated as MECKPAHTPLDSKLQLDIKSESLLNLSYYQRLVGKLIYLTITRPDISYSVSIVSQFMHAPTIAHLNIVKRILRYLKGSVGRGIMLKNNGNTNIMGYADADWAGNALDRKSTTGFCTFVGGNLVTWRSKKQSVIARSSAEAEYRAMTSAACELIWLKAAMHIASNPVFHERTKHIEVDCHFIRAQVQSKVIETHYTNNKDQLADIFTKSLPAAHFQMILSKLGSINPLDPT; from the exons ATGGAGTGCAAACCAGCTCATACTCCTCTTGATAGTAAGCTTCAATTGGATATCAAGAGTGAATCTCTTCTAAACTTGAGTTACTACCAAAGGTTAGTTGGAAAACTCATTTACCTCACCATTACTCGGCCTGATATCTCCTATTCCGTGAGcattgttagtcaatttatgcatgctCCTACTATTGCTCACTTGAACATTGTCAAGCGCATCCTTAGATATCTTAAGGGTTCAGTTGGAAGAGGAATCATGCTAAAAAACAATGGTAATACAAACATCATGGGATATGCTGATGCTGACTGGGCAGGAAATGCTCTTGATCGAAAAAGCACAACTGGTTTTTGTACTTTTGTTGGTGGCAATCTTGTAACATGGAGGAGCAAGAAACAAAGTGTAATTGCTAGATCAAGTGCTGAGGCTGAATATCGAGCCATGACTTCTGCTGCTTGTGAATTGATTTGGCTGAAGG CTGCAATGCACATTGCCTCAAATCCTGTGTTCCATGAGCGTACTAAACACATTGAGGTTGATTGTCACTTTATCAGAGCTCAAGTTCAGTCCAAAGTGATTGAAACTCATTACACCAACAACAAGGATCAGTTGGCCGACATTTTTACTAAATCTCTTCCTGCGGCTCATTTTCAGATGATTCTTAGCAAGCTTGGTTCAATCAACCCTCTTGACCCAACTTGA